One window from the genome of Natrialba magadii ATCC 43099 encodes:
- a CDS encoding ABC transporter permease, which yields MAVDNDSRGTSAAGETFEDVDWEQVDSERRSWSVKMVAIASIYLVFAAGVIYDYVIKTPGTETIATVGINLQALDWLYILTLLSILCFVVVPLYENKRMTKYYWRQFRKNKAAVISLVYLGIIFVIGSIGPRFLDRPTVDPSNAYQPPVFMSVEEWMPVECAGEVSGGYCHGTWDHPFGTTHEGKDILVSVIYGMEVSMQVGLIAAMITITIAAIVGVSAAYFGGWIDAVLMRYVDIQITFPTFFLYLMVVYLYGGSLFSMIVIFGLLGWGGIARIVRSEALQRREEEYVLAAKNAGASSYWTMRRHLLPNVSNSVITAVTLLIPGLILFEASLAFLGLGDPTVPSWGEVIASGRDDLQYAWWISTIPGIFLFFTILAFNFIGDALRDALDPRSEGSSE from the coding sequence ATGGCCGTCGACAACGATTCCCGTGGTACGAGCGCAGCCGGTGAAACGTTCGAAGACGTCGACTGGGAACAGGTCGACAGCGAACGGCGGTCGTGGTCGGTCAAGATGGTCGCCATCGCGAGTATCTACCTCGTGTTTGCTGCCGGTGTCATCTACGACTACGTCATCAAGACGCCGGGGACGGAGACGATTGCAACAGTCGGCATCAACCTGCAGGCACTCGACTGGCTGTACATCCTGACTCTGCTGTCGATTCTGTGTTTCGTCGTCGTGCCGCTGTACGAGAACAAGCGCATGACGAAGTATTACTGGCGGCAGTTCCGCAAGAACAAGGCTGCCGTTATCAGCCTCGTCTACCTGGGGATCATCTTCGTCATCGGTTCGATCGGGCCGCGTTTCCTCGATCGACCGACCGTCGATCCGAGTAACGCCTACCAGCCGCCGGTGTTCATGTCGGTCGAAGAGTGGATGCCGGTCGAGTGTGCCGGTGAGGTCTCGGGTGGATACTGTCATGGTACCTGGGATCATCCGTTTGGGACGACCCACGAGGGGAAAGACATCCTCGTTTCGGTTATCTACGGGATGGAAGTCAGTATGCAGGTCGGCCTGATTGCCGCGATGATCACGATCACGATCGCAGCGATCGTCGGCGTGAGTGCCGCCTACTTTGGCGGCTGGATCGACGCCGTGCTCATGCGCTACGTCGACATCCAGATCACGTTCCCGACGTTCTTCCTGTACCTGATGGTCGTCTACCTCTACGGTGGAAGCCTCTTCAGCATGATCGTGATCTTCGGTCTGCTTGGCTGGGGTGGCATTGCCCGTATCGTTCGCAGTGAGGCACTCCAGCGCCGCGAAGAGGAGTACGTACTCGCTGCGAAGAATGCAGGCGCGAGCAGTTACTGGACGATGCGTCGTCACCTCCTGCCGAACGTTTCGAACAGCGTCATCACCGCGGTGACGCTGTTGATTCCCGGGCTTATCCTCTTTGAGGCGAGCCTGGCGTTCCTCGGCCTCGGTGATCCGACAGTCCCATCGTGGGGTGAAGTCATCGCGTCCGGACGTGACGACCTGCAGTACGCCTGGTGGATCTCGACGATTCCGGGGATTTTCCTGTTCTTCACGATCCTCGCGTTCAACTTCATCGGCGACGCGCTTCGTGACGCACTCGACCCACGCTCGGAGGGGAGCAGCGAATGA
- a CDS encoding ABC transporter substrate-binding protein: MVENNNRYRPGINRRRVLQGLTAAGVIGAAGCLDSEETDETGDTYTIADGTDAESMNFIQVSDDNTNNRLALVMDSAYTVTTDDQIFPLWMDVEDTGDAQVYVATLRDNLQWGGDYGQMTASDWVYMIQEIHQGEDNWALSEAAGNWAGTHVEETGELEFQIELESPNADWPFEPDLWGSYCMPQGLLEPYVDEQDGEGLDQDQEVQELAYGGNLGPYTFERWDRDSEFVAVKNDEYYMNELDADDFPDYISDEQVEAWQNAPTFEEFSYQAIDEDSTRMNALGQGEIEETNIPSTRVEQFEGRPDIDVMEVPYPYLTIMAYNQRMNGWEELRTREVRQALSMAIDKVEISENILRGYAEVAHTFQPQWSEWYDESEVTEFGEGDSYDPDAARDLLEENLSSEYGYDSDGTLLGPDGEQVTLTMVYSRGTETTATTAEFMGDELGELGIEVEFDSVTFDQMIPNYVQNSWQGDEDDQPWTGGPNNDGPRDNSASAEDWDLMYGINFNTYPRTPAATDAFWSEQAPTNYFGYVPDADMDSLFSTVRTSADRQEREETLAEIFGILSEDQPVNFVAMSDDIIGYQGYVDGPEEEFGQAWDRHTWAFDEA, translated from the coding sequence ATGGTGGAGAATAACAATCGATACCGACCTGGTATCAATCGACGCCGTGTCCTCCAAGGACTTACTGCGGCGGGTGTGATTGGGGCTGCTGGATGTCTCGATAGTGAGGAAACCGACGAGACCGGTGACACGTACACTATCGCCGACGGAACGGACGCCGAATCGATGAACTTCATTCAGGTGTCCGACGACAACACGAACAACCGACTCGCGCTGGTGATGGACAGCGCGTACACGGTTACAACCGACGACCAAATTTTCCCACTGTGGATGGACGTCGAGGACACTGGCGACGCACAGGTGTACGTCGCAACCCTTCGCGATAACCTCCAGTGGGGCGGTGACTACGGACAGATGACCGCCTCTGACTGGGTGTACATGATTCAGGAAATCCATCAGGGTGAGGACAACTGGGCACTCTCCGAAGCAGCCGGCAACTGGGCCGGCACCCACGTCGAAGAAACCGGGGAACTCGAGTTCCAGATCGAACTCGAGAGCCCGAACGCCGACTGGCCGTTCGAGCCGGACCTCTGGGGATCGTACTGTATGCCACAGGGGCTCCTCGAACCGTACGTCGACGAGCAAGACGGTGAGGGTCTCGACCAGGACCAGGAAGTGCAGGAACTGGCCTACGGTGGAAACCTGGGGCCCTATACCTTCGAACGCTGGGACCGCGACTCCGAGTTCGTTGCTGTGAAAAACGACGAGTACTACATGAACGAACTCGACGCTGATGACTTCCCGGACTACATCAGCGACGAGCAGGTGGAAGCCTGGCAGAACGCACCGACCTTCGAGGAGTTCTCCTATCAGGCAATCGACGAGGACAGTACGCGGATGAACGCTCTCGGTCAGGGTGAGATCGAGGAGACCAATATTCCATCGACTCGCGTCGAGCAGTTCGAGGGTCGACCGGACATCGACGTCATGGAGGTACCGTATCCGTACCTGACGATCATGGCGTACAACCAGCGGATGAACGGCTGGGAAGAGCTTCGCACGCGCGAAGTCCGCCAGGCACTCTCGATGGCGATCGACAAGGTCGAGATTTCGGAGAACATCCTCCGTGGCTACGCCGAAGTCGCACACACGTTCCAGCCACAGTGGTCCGAGTGGTACGACGAATCCGAAGTGACCGAGTTTGGTGAGGGAGACAGCTACGACCCAGACGCCGCCCGAGACCTTCTCGAAGAAAACCTGAGCTCGGAGTACGGCTACGACAGCGACGGAACGCTCCTCGGACCGGACGGCGAACAGGTCACGCTGACGATGGTCTACTCGCGTGGGACCGAAACGACGGCAACCACGGCCGAGTTTATGGGCGACGAACTGGGCGAACTCGGCATTGAGGTCGAGTTCGACTCCGTGACGTTCGACCAGATGATCCCGAACTACGTCCAGAACTCCTGGCAGGGCGACGAAGACGATCAGCCATGGACGGGCGGACCAAACAACGACGGTCCGCGTGACAACTCCGCGAGTGCGGAGGACTGGGACCTGATGTACGGCATCAACTTCAACACCTACCCGCGGACGCCGGCGGCAACGGACGCGTTCTGGTCCGAGCAGGCGCCGACGAACTACTTCGGCTACGTCCCTGACGCCGACATGGACTCGCTGTTCAGTACCGTCCGGACAAGCGCAGATCGGCAAGAGCGCGAAGAGACGCTCGCGGAAATCTTCGGTATCCTGAGCGAGGACCAGCCGGTTAACTTCGTCGCCATGAGCGACGACATCATCGGCTATCAGGGCTACGTCGATGGGCCAGAAGAGGAGTTCGGTCAGGCGTGGGACCGCCACACCTGGGCGTTCGACGAGGCCTGA
- a CDS encoding ABC transporter permease encodes MTTYILRRVAWAVVASLIILTLTFMLLYFTPDTQLAEMQFQAAQAGEDPEEIGDAYESYYGYDQPVHVQYVDFMGNMLSLDWGWSETRSQPVTTAIADAIPYSMMYGVPSIIISTILGIGIGLYSATNQYTRSDYAATFFAFFGLSIPDFWFAIILLVIFGVVLGWVPILFDTSVAIFSLENAQQLILPVIVLTLSSIASLMRYSRAEALEYVEAEFVKTAKAKGVKGRRILSHHIFRPASVPLATILVGDLLGIILVSSYLIEVVYGIPGLGTLSFRAIINQDTPLVMGTVLLPAFLTIIGNLAQDIAYTVLDPRIDYGDA; translated from the coding sequence ATGACAACCTACATTCTGCGTCGAGTTGCCTGGGCAGTCGTCGCGTCACTGATCATCCTGACGCTGACGTTTATGCTCCTGTACTTTACGCCGGATACGCAGCTTGCAGAAATGCAGTTCCAGGCCGCACAGGCCGGTGAAGATCCAGAAGAGATCGGAGACGCATACGAGAGCTACTACGGGTACGACCAACCAGTCCACGTCCAGTACGTCGACTTCATGGGGAATATGCTCTCACTCGACTGGGGATGGTCTGAGACCCGTTCACAGCCCGTCACAACAGCGATAGCCGACGCAATACCCTACTCGATGATGTACGGGGTCCCCTCGATCATTATCTCGACGATCCTCGGCATCGGAATCGGGCTGTACTCCGCGACGAACCAGTACACCCGGAGTGACTACGCCGCGACGTTCTTCGCCTTCTTCGGACTGAGCATTCCGGACTTCTGGTTCGCGATCATCCTGCTCGTGATCTTCGGGGTGGTGCTCGGCTGGGTTCCCATCTTGTTCGACACGAGTGTCGCTATCTTCTCGTTAGAGAACGCACAACAGCTGATACTCCCCGTCATCGTGCTCACACTGAGTTCGATTGCAAGCCTGATGCGCTACTCACGTGCAGAGGCACTCGAGTACGTCGAGGCGGAGTTCGTCAAAACAGCGAAGGCGAAGGGTGTGAAGGGACGACGGATCCTATCTCACCACATCTTCCGTCCTGCATCCGTGCCGCTTGCGACGATTCTGGTCGGCGATCTGCTGGGGATTATCCTGGTTTCGTCGTACCTGATCGAAGTGGTCTACGGGATTCCGGGACTGGGGACGCTCAGCTTCCGGGCGATTATCAATCAGGATACACCGCTGGTGATGGGGACAGTCCTGTTGCCGGCGTTCCTGACGATTATCGGAAACCTGGCACAGGACATCGCCTACACGGTGCTCGATCCACGAATCGACTACGGTGATGCCTAA